Proteins encoded within one genomic window of Conchiformibius steedae:
- a CDS encoding RNA pyrophosphohydrolase, with the protein MLDRHGYRPNVGIILLNENNQVFWGKRVREQSWQFPQGGIKPGESPETAMYRELTEETGLLPQHVKVLGRTRDWLRYDVPNHWVRREWRGSYRGQKQIWFLLRLVGRESDIYLNADPSPEFDGWCWHEYWAPVDEVIDFKRNVYERALTELAGFVRNLESMGEYRGRILEERKQRKA; encoded by the coding sequence ATGCTCGACCGCCACGGCTACCGCCCCAATGTGGGTATTATTTTATTAAACGAAAACAATCAGGTGTTTTGGGGCAAGCGCGTGCGCGAGCAGTCTTGGCAGTTTCCGCAAGGGGGGATTAAACCCGGTGAAAGCCCCGAAACGGCGATGTACCGCGAGCTGACAGAAGAAACGGGTTTGCTGCCGCAGCATGTGAAAGTGTTGGGGCGCACCCGCGATTGGCTGCGCTATGATGTGCCGAATCATTGGGTAAGGCGCGAGTGGCGCGGCAGTTATCGCGGGCAAAAGCAGATTTGGTTTTTGCTGCGACTGGTGGGGCGTGAGAGCGATATTTATTTGAATGCCGACCCCAGCCCCGAATTTGATGGCTGGTGTTGGCACGAATATTGGGCACCTGTTGATGAAGTGATTGACTTTAAAAGAAACGTGTATGAACGAGCTCTAACCGAGCTGGCAGGATTCGTCCGCAATTTGGAAAGCATGGGCGAATATCGCGGGCGTATTTTGGAAGAGCGCAAACAGCGAAAGGCTTAA
- a CDS encoding alpha/beta hydrolase: MKKNRLFWSGILVAGLALAVLPSCAQQAFYHPDRHDYTRPEHTIQTWQDVFFHSKDGTKLHGRFAPATGTAKGTVIHVHGNAQNLSAHWDFVSWLPAQGYNVFAFDYRGYGRSEGKPDVRGLFDDTHAALDYIRSRRDLDANKLLVFGQSLGGTNAIAAVGAGNKQGIRAVAIEATFANYAAIANDKITGAGLLMNNRYSADRHIASISPIPLLLIHGDADSVIHVKHAHALFAAARAPKKLIIVPNGEHIDALSHPHHRTHYRHVLTDFFQSAL; this comes from the coding sequence ATGAAAAAAAATCGTCTGTTTTGGAGTGGAATACTGGTGGCAGGTCTTGCCCTAGCGGTGTTGCCCTCGTGCGCACAACAGGCTTTTTACCACCCCGACCGTCACGACTACACACGTCCTGAGCACACCATACAAACATGGCAGGATGTGTTTTTTCACAGCAAAGACGGCACCAAACTGCACGGGCGTTTTGCCCCTGCCACAGGCACAGCCAAAGGCACGGTGATTCACGTTCACGGCAACGCACAAAACCTGAGCGCCCATTGGGATTTTGTGTCGTGGCTGCCTGCACAGGGCTACAATGTCTTTGCTTTTGATTATCGCGGCTACGGGCGCAGCGAAGGCAAGCCCGATGTGCGCGGTTTGTTTGACGACACCCATGCCGCTTTGGACTATATCCGCAGCCGCCGCGACCTTGACGCCAATAAACTATTGGTGTTCGGGCAGAGTTTGGGCGGCACCAATGCCATTGCCGCCGTGGGCGCGGGCAACAAACAAGGCATTCGCGCTGTGGCGATTGAAGCCACCTTTGCCAATTACGCCGCCATTGCCAACGACAAAATCACAGGCGCGGGGTTGTTGATGAATAACCGTTACAGCGCCGACCGCCACATTGCCAGCATTTCGCCAATACCGCTGCTGCTGATACATGGCGATGCCGACAGCGTGATTCACGTGAAACATGCCCACGCCCTATTTGCCGCTGCTCGTGCGCCGAAAAAGCTGATTATTGTGCCAAACGGCGAACACATTGACGCCCTCAGCCATCCGCATCACCGCACACACTACCGACACGTTTTAACCGATTTTTTCCAATCCGCTTTATGA
- a CDS encoding O-succinylhomoserine sulfhydrylase, with product MSRPLHPQTLAIRGGKSQTEYNEHHQALFLSSSFMFDTAADGAALFAKTKAGYTYSRTANPTVAAFQQRVAALEHAEAAIATTTGMAAIQAALLTFLSAGDHLISSQSLFGTTAGLLSGHIARFGIEISFVPQTDLQAWRDAVRPNTKMLFLETPSNPLGEVADLSALAQIAREAGALLAVDNCFCSPAIQRPLDLGADLSVQSATKAIDGQGRVLGGVVCGKADLVQQIALYVNSAGLSLSPFNAWQLLGGLETLALRVEKQSQHALALANWLKTQPQVQKVYYAGLPEHPQADLVAKQQASGGMVLAFEVAGGQDAAWRVIDRVKLFSKTANFGDVRSTITHPWTTTHGRMSAEDKHAAGISEGLLRLSAGLEYIDDLIDDLAQALA from the coding sequence ATGTCCCGCCCCCTGCATCCGCAAACCCTTGCCATTCGCGGCGGTAAAAGCCAAACCGAATACAATGAACACCATCAAGCCCTGTTTTTAAGCAGCAGTTTTATGTTTGACACCGCTGCTGATGGTGCAGCCCTGTTTGCCAAAACCAAAGCGGGTTACACCTATTCGCGCACCGCCAATCCCACCGTGGCAGCGTTTCAACAGCGCGTTGCCGCTTTGGAACACGCCGAAGCCGCCATTGCCACCACCACAGGCATGGCAGCCATTCAGGCTGCGCTGCTGACCTTTTTAAGTGCGGGCGACCACTTAATCAGCAGCCAAAGCCTGTTTGGCACCACCGCAGGGCTGTTAAGCGGACACATTGCCCGCTTTGGGATTGAGATTAGCTTTGTTCCGCAAACCGATTTGCAAGCGTGGCGCGATGCTGTGCGCCCTAATACCAAAATGCTGTTTTTGGAAACCCCGTCCAATCCCTTGGGCGAAGTAGCAGATTTATCTGCTTTGGCGCAGATTGCCCGTGAAGCAGGCGCATTGTTGGCAGTGGATAATTGTTTCTGCTCGCCCGCCATTCAACGCCCCTTGGATTTGGGCGCGGATTTGTCGGTGCAATCTGCCACCAAAGCCATAGACGGACAAGGGCGCGTATTGGGCGGCGTGGTGTGCGGCAAAGCCGATTTGGTGCAACAAATCGCCTTATACGTCAATTCAGCGGGTTTAAGCCTGTCGCCGTTTAATGCGTGGCAATTATTGGGCGGATTGGAAACGTTAGCCTTGCGCGTGGAAAAACAATCGCAACACGCGCTGGCGTTGGCAAACTGGTTGAAAACGCAGCCGCAAGTTCAAAAGGTCTATTACGCAGGTTTGCCCGAACACCCGCAGGCAGATTTGGTTGCCAAGCAGCAAGCATCGGGTGGCATGGTGCTGGCGTTTGAAGTGGCAGGCGGACAAGATGCCGCATGGCGCGTGATTGACCGTGTCAAACTGTTTTCCAAAACCGCCAATTTCGGCGATGTGCGTTCCACCATCACCCACCCGTGGACAACCACCCACGGGCGCATGAGCGCGGAAGACAAACACGCCGCAGGCATTAGCGAAGGGCTGTTGCGCCTGTCGGCAGGTTTGGAATACATTGACGATTTGATTGATGATTTGGCGCAGGCGTTGGCGTAA
- a CDS encoding lysophospholipid acyltransferase family protein: MLARVFNWVARLPLPLLHRIGAGLGVLAYYLLPATRRRIRQHLRLARLPADAAAVRAVLVETAKGAMELPLAFCLPPEQISALFVRSHGQEHLDAAQAAGEGLLLLTPHLGSYDLAGRCLSERLPFPLTALYKPPKSAALNQIMQQGRQRGKGRTAPATTQGVKQIIKALRGGEAVVVLPDHVPDPHEGGGVWADFFHRPAYTATLAARLAQLPKVRVLLFYGERLPQGQGFVLHIVPPQGAPVGDAAADALWLNRNIEHLIRQSPAQYLFAYNRYKHPAGAPLPPR; encoded by the coding sequence ATGCTTGCCCGTGTGTTTAATTGGGTGGCGCGTTTGCCGCTGCCGCTGCTGCACCGCATCGGTGCGGGATTGGGGGTATTGGCGTATTATCTGTTACCCGCCACCCGCAGGCGCATCCGCCAACATTTGCGCCTTGCCCGTTTGCCTGCCGATGCGGCGGCGGTGCGTGCGGTATTGGTGGAAACGGCTAAAGGGGCAATGGAACTGCCCTTGGCGTTTTGCCTGCCACCCGAACAGATTAGCGCCTTATTTGTGCGTAGCCACGGACAGGAACATTTGGACGCTGCCCAAGCCGCAGGCGAAGGTTTACTGCTGCTAACCCCGCATTTGGGCAGTTATGATTTGGCGGGGCGTTGTTTGAGTGAACGTTTGCCGTTTCCGCTGACCGCGTTGTATAAACCGCCCAAATCCGCCGCTTTAAACCAAATCATGCAGCAAGGGCGACAACGCGGCAAAGGGCGCACCGCACCTGCCACCACACAAGGCGTGAAACAAATCATCAAAGCCCTGCGCGGCGGCGAAGCCGTGGTGGTGTTGCCCGACCACGTTCCCGACCCGCACGAAGGCGGCGGCGTGTGGGCGGATTTTTTTCACCGTCCCGCCTATACCGCCACTTTAGCGGCACGATTGGCGCAATTGCCTAAAGTGCGCGTGTTGCTGTTTTACGGCGAACGCCTACCGCAGGGACAAGGCTTTGTGCTGCATATTGTGCCGCCGCAGGGCGCACCCGTGGGCGATGCCGCCGCCGATGCCTTGTGGCTCAACCGCAATATAGAACACCTGATACGGCAATCGCCCGCCCAATACCTGTTTGCCTACAACCGTTACAAACACCCCGCAGGCGCACCGCTGCCGCCCCGTTAA
- a CDS encoding NIF family HAD-type phosphatase: MDMDGTLVSSDTANNLAYQEAIFHYYPNSSPLTVKRITAETIKINYPKQSNQIITYKQKVFPNFLSQITVNTDLTNFIHIVHSHIPVYLISHSLEQRARQILTHLQLNNLFKATYFCDKSQAKYPFMIRKLRLNPNQVVIFDDNLNELQYASQCNIPTSQLFFVTFPRI; encoded by the coding sequence GTGGATATGGATGGAACATTAGTATCAAGCGATACTGCCAATAATTTAGCTTATCAAGAAGCCATATTCCACTATTATCCAAACTCTTCCCCCTTAACAGTAAAACGCATTACTGCTGAAACCATCAAAATAAACTATCCCAAGCAATCAAACCAAATCATCACATATAAACAGAAAGTTTTTCCAAACTTCCTGTCTCAAATTACGGTTAATACAGATCTGACTAACTTTATCCATATTGTTCATTCACATATACCCGTTTATCTAATCAGTCACAGTTTAGAACAACGCGCCCGACAAATTCTCACCCATTTGCAACTTAACAACTTATTTAAAGCCACTTATTTTTGTGACAAATCACAAGCAAAATATCCCTTCATGATAAGAAAATTGCGTTTGAATCCGAATCAAGTTGTAATTTTTGACGACAATTTAAATGAGTTGCAATATGCATCCCAATGCAATATTCCTACCTCTCAACTATTTTTTGTAACTTTCCCAAGGATTTAA
- the pta gene encoding phosphate acetyltransferase, with amino-acid sequence MAKLIIVPTGRHANTAAVAAALAKSLPDAAVFNPLAQADRAAELLAAGKNDDWFDLLIGEAAASGAQHLVIQGIDPDADNLLLSSQNVELATSFNAQIVLLATSGGSSAETAARVQAARQLFAHAPVRFAGVVADNPKVAELCKLPYLGSAAQLQNTDSLIHDSHDRVSPAQFRFNMMEAARKANKRIVLPEGAEPRTVRAAAICHDKGIARCVLLSSRAAVHAVAEELGIKLPDSLEIIDPESIAEQYVEPMCELRKSKGLTPEQAREQLKDTVVLGTMMMAQNDVDGLVSGAVHTTANTIRPALQLIKTAPGASIVSSVFFMLLPGQTVVYGDCAVNPNPTPEQLAEIAIQSADSAKAFGIEPRVAMISYSTGTSGAGADVDAVAEATKLVKEKRPDLAVDGPLQYDAAVVESVAKSKAPNSPVAGKATVFVFPDLNTGNCTYKAVQRNANVLSVGPMLQGLRKPVNDLSRGALVEDIVYTIALTAIQAVQMEQ; translated from the coding sequence ATGGCGAAACTGATTATCGTCCCCACCGGCCGCCATGCGAACACCGCCGCCGTTGCCGCCGCATTGGCAAAATCCCTGCCCGATGCCGCCGTGTTCAATCCGCTTGCCCAAGCCGACCGCGCCGCCGAACTGCTGGCAGCAGGCAAAAACGACGACTGGTTTGACCTGCTGATTGGCGAAGCCGCTGCTTCAGGCGCACAACATTTGGTGATTCAAGGCATTGACCCCGATGCCGACAACCTGCTGTTGTCATCACAAAACGTTGAACTGGCGACTTCGTTTAACGCGCAAATCGTGCTGTTGGCAACATCAGGCGGCTCGTCTGCCGAAACCGCCGCCCGCGTTCAGGCAGCCCGGCAATTATTTGCCCATGCCCCCGTTCGTTTTGCGGGCGTGGTGGCGGATAACCCCAAAGTTGCCGAACTGTGCAAACTGCCCTATTTGGGTTCTGCCGCGCAACTGCAAAACACCGACAGCCTGATTCACGACAGCCACGACCGCGTGTCGCCCGCGCAATTCCGTTTCAATATGATGGAAGCCGCACGCAAAGCCAACAAACGCATCGTGCTGCCTGAAGGCGCAGAACCGCGCACCGTCCGCGCCGCCGCCATCTGCCACGACAAAGGCATTGCCCGTTGCGTGCTGCTGTCCAGCCGCGCCGCCGTCCACGCCGTTGCCGAAGAACTGGGTATCAAACTGCCCGACAGCTTGGAAATTATTGACCCCGAAAGCATTGCCGAACAATACGTTGAACCGATGTGCGAACTGCGCAAATCCAAAGGCTTAACCCCCGAACAGGCACGTGAGCAACTGAAAGACACCGTAGTTCTCGGCACCATGATGATGGCGCAAAACGACGTGGACGGCTTGGTATCGGGCGCGGTACACACCACCGCCAACACCATCCGCCCCGCCCTACAACTGATTAAAACCGCCCCCGGTGCCAGCATTGTGTCCAGCGTTTTCTTTATGTTGCTGCCAGGGCAAACCGTCGTCTATGGCGACTGCGCCGTGAATCCCAACCCCACCCCCGAACAGCTTGCCGAAATCGCCATTCAGTCTGCTGATTCCGCCAAAGCCTTTGGTATTGAACCGCGTGTTGCCATGATTTCCTATTCCACAGGCACATCAGGCGCAGGCGCAGACGTGGATGCCGTTGCTGAAGCCACTAAATTGGTGAAAGAAAAACGCCCCGATTTGGCGGTAGACGGACCTTTGCAATACGATGCCGCCGTGGTGGAAAGCGTTGCCAAATCCAAAGCCCCGAACAGCCCCGTGGCAGGCAAGGCCACCGTGTTTGTCTTCCCCGACCTGAACACGGGCAACTGCACTTATAAAGCGGTACAGCGCAACGCCAATGTCTTGAGTGTGGGACCCATGCTGCAAGGCTTGCGCAAGCCCGTAAACGACCTGTCGCGCGGCGCATTGGTGGAAGATATTGTTTACACCATCGCCCTGACCGCGATTCAAGCAGTGCAGATGGAACAATAA
- a CDS encoding ATP-binding cassette domain-containing protein: MSTILSLEHASFAVGHVPLLDDTALQLEAGEKIGLIGRNGAGKSSLLKILAGVQKLDDGQLILQNGLKTVYVPQESTFDPDTSVFDAVSEGLGALRDVLRRYHQVSRELAQQGDSEALIKQLNELHNQIEVQDGWQFDAAIRQTIAELGLPEHETVSNLSGGQKKRLALAQAWVQKPDILLLDEPTNHLDIDAIIWLENLLAQFGGSLVLITHDRRFLDNTVTRIVELDRGKLRSYSGNFAQYSEKKAQELAVEAEHNRLFDKFHAQEEAWIRKGIEARRTRNEGRVRRLEELRRQRAARRERQGQVSFKLDAGEKSGKIVAELEHASFAYGDKIIMDKFSAVIQRGDKIGLIGANGVGKTTFLKLILGELQPTFGRIRIGSKQEVAYFDQFRSALNENDTVFYTLGQGNDYVEIGGKKRHIMGYLEDFLFHPARAHSPVSSLSGGERNRLLLAKLFTRPANILVLDEPTNDLDIDTQELLEELLRDYAGTVFLVSHDRMFLDNVVTQSIVFDGKGGLREYIGGYQDYLDAKSREQVLQHSKDKTAATDKPEKSAKPKNRAVKLSFKEQRELDGLPERIAALESEQAELNTRLSDPEVFKDYEAAALLQNRAEAIEMELLECLERWEWLEAKQSGKEQSA; the protein is encoded by the coding sequence ATGAGTACCATTCTTTCCCTAGAACACGCCTCGTTTGCGGTCGGACACGTTCCACTGCTGGACGACACCGCCTTACAACTGGAAGCAGGCGAAAAAATCGGCTTAATCGGGCGCAATGGCGCAGGCAAATCCTCGCTGCTGAAAATACTGGCGGGCGTACAAAAGCTGGACGACGGACAACTAATTCTGCAAAACGGTTTAAAAACCGTGTATGTACCGCAGGAAAGCACGTTTGACCCCGACACCAGCGTGTTTGACGCCGTATCCGAAGGCTTGGGCGCACTGCGCGATGTGTTGCGCCGTTATCATCAAGTGTCGCGCGAGCTGGCGCAGCAGGGCGACAGTGAAGCCCTTATCAAACAACTCAACGAATTACACAACCAAATTGAGGTACAAGACGGCTGGCAGTTTGATGCCGCCATCCGTCAAACCATCGCCGAGTTGGGTTTGCCCGAACACGAAACCGTGTCCAATTTAAGCGGCGGACAAAAAAAACGGCTGGCGTTGGCACAAGCATGGGTGCAAAAGCCTGATATTTTATTATTGGACGAACCCACCAACCATTTGGATATTGATGCCATTATCTGGCTGGAAAACCTGTTGGCGCAATTTGGCGGCAGCTTGGTGCTGATTACCCACGACCGCCGCTTTTTGGACAACACCGTTACCCGCATTGTGGAACTGGACCGTGGCAAACTGCGTTCCTATTCAGGCAATTTCGCCCAATACAGCGAAAAGAAAGCGCAAGAATTAGCCGTAGAAGCCGAACACAACCGCCTGTTTGACAAATTCCACGCCCAAGAAGAAGCATGGATACGCAAAGGCATTGAAGCACGGCGCACCCGCAATGAAGGGCGCGTACGCCGTTTGGAGGAACTGCGCCGCCAACGTGCCGCCCGCCGCGAACGTCAGGGGCAAGTCAGCTTTAAGCTGGATGCAGGCGAAAAAAGCGGAAAAATCGTCGCCGAACTGGAACACGCCTCGTTTGCCTACGGCGACAAAATCATTATGGACAAATTTTCCGCCGTGATTCAACGCGGCGACAAAATCGGTTTAATCGGTGCCAACGGCGTGGGCAAAACCACCTTTTTAAAACTGATTTTGGGCGAGTTGCAACCCACTTTCGGGCGCATCCGCATCGGCAGCAAACAGGAAGTGGCGTATTTTGACCAGTTCCGCAGTGCGCTGAACGAAAACGATACTGTGTTTTACACTTTGGGGCAGGGCAACGATTATGTGGAAATCGGTGGCAAAAAACGCCATATTATGGGCTATTTGGAAGATTTCCTGTTTCACCCTGCGCGGGCGCACAGCCCCGTGTCGTCGCTGTCGGGCGGCGAGCGCAACCGCTTGTTACTAGCCAAACTGTTTACCCGTCCCGCCAATATTTTGGTGCTGGACGAACCGACCAACGATTTGGATATTGATACGCAGGAATTGTTGGAAGAACTGTTGCGCGATTACGCTGGCACGGTGTTTTTAGTCAGCCACGACCGGATGTTTTTGGATAATGTCGTGACACAAAGCATTGTGTTTGACGGCAAAGGCGGTTTGCGCGAGTACATCGGCGGTTATCAGGATTATTTGGATGCGAAAAGCCGTGAACAGGTTTTACAGCACAGCAAGGATAAAACCGCTGCCACCGATAAACCCGAAAAATCCGCCAAACCGAAAAACCGCGCCGTTAAATTGTCGTTTAAAGAACAGCGCGAATTGGATGGGCTGCCCGAACGCATCGCCGCCTTGGAAAGCGAACAGGCGGAACTGAATACGCGCTTGTCCGACCCCGAAGTGTTTAAAGATTACGAAGCCGCTGCCCTACTGCAAAACCGTGCTGAAGCAATTGAAATGGAATTGCTGGAGTGTTTGGAACGCTGGGAATGGCTGGAAGCGAAGCAGTCGGGCAAGGAACAGAGCGCATGA
- a CDS encoding Smr/MutS family protein, with protein sequence MTFHDQLKALHQQAQADAEQRRQAERQARAQQQVQEPDFATLMADVTPLKHHNQYYPPPDRSPIKPRRHDPHQQDDNQNFYIGEGGAHIDIPASFSKNGQGANDIKRLQAGHWQVVADVDLHGYTQEEAQQVLNEFIRFVQKRGVCGEIIHGSGLGSRGYTPILKSLVRRWLMQHPDVLAYTEPHPNNDGAVRILLKRPFRRDPNDNEA encoded by the coding sequence ATGACTTTTCACGACCAACTCAAAGCCCTGCACCAACAGGCACAAGCCGATGCGGAACAACGCCGCCAAGCCGAACGCCAAGCCCGCGCCCAGCAGCAGGTACAAGAGCCTGATTTTGCCACCTTAATGGCAGACGTTACCCCCTTAAAACACCATAACCAATACTATCCGCCCCCCGACCGCAGCCCCATCAAACCGCGCCGCCACGACCCACACCAGCAGGACGACAATCAAAATTTCTATATTGGCGAAGGCGGCGCACACATTGATATCCCCGCCAGCTTCAGCAAAAACGGGCAAGGTGCAAACGACATCAAACGTTTGCAGGCAGGGCATTGGCAGGTGGTGGCGGATGTGGATTTGCACGGCTACACCCAAGAAGAAGCCCAGCAGGTATTAAACGAATTTATCCGCTTTGTGCAAAAACGCGGCGTGTGTGGCGAAATCATTCACGGCAGCGGTTTGGGTTCGCGCGGTTATACGCCGATTTTAAAATCGCTGGTGCGCCGCTGGCTGATGCAACATCCTGATGTCTTGGCTTATACCGAACCGCATCCCAATAATGACGGCGCTGTCCGCATTCTACTCAAACGCCCTTTCCGCCGCGACCCTAACGATAATGAAGCATAA
- a CDS encoding DUF2788 domain-containing protein, with the protein MSEAEFAAWALKICLGVLIVFLFFIIWDLGKKAQVGKLGMFILFLVLGLGIAGFLFKNVLVRLLM; encoded by the coding sequence ATGTCAGAAGCCGAATTTGCCGCGTGGGCATTAAAAATCTGCTTGGGCGTGCTGATTGTATTTTTATTTTTTATTATCTGGGATTTGGGTAAAAAGGCACAAGTAGGCAAGCTGGGCATGTTTATTTTGTTTTTGGTGCTGGGCTTGGGCATTGCGGGATTTTTATTTAAAAACGTATTGGTGCGCCTGTTGATGTAA
- a CDS encoding phosphoribosyltransferase — MTLQSFTIEANEYLQQNIQAYYRCDYIKYKQPNNPDYLVTLKNTFKNLSESQLKSAVNQLASTLTDEVLEILSLSKQQSIAICVVPRAKSLDSYAPSQLLFRLTIQHIILKLQQHYPNIIDGTNYIVRHTDTRTTHLPNDAGNGSDPYPGITKNTCTLSPEIKGKNILLIDDIYTKTINVDEDAIQALLDCGAQNVTFFAIARTVYKGYATYQANESNSDINPLDKQYNQYCLQLLREFLNK; from the coding sequence ATGACATTGCAATCATTCACCATTGAGGCAAACGAATATTTACAACAGAATATTCAAGCATATTACCGTTGCGACTACATTAAATACAAACAACCTAACAATCCTGATTATTTGGTAACTCTAAAAAATACCTTTAAAAATCTATCGGAATCCCAATTAAAGTCAGCAGTCAACCAGCTTGCATCCACTTTAACTGATGAAGTTCTAGAAATTTTATCCCTATCCAAACAGCAATCTATAGCAATTTGTGTCGTGCCCCGTGCAAAAAGTCTAGACAGCTATGCCCCAAGCCAGCTTCTATTTCGATTAACTATCCAACATATTATTTTAAAACTACAACAACATTACCCTAATATCATTGACGGCACAAATTATATTGTGCGCCATACTGATACCCGTACCACCCATTTACCCAATGATGCAGGCAATGGTTCTGACCCCTATCCTGGTATTACAAAAAATACTTGCACCTTATCACCAGAGATAAAAGGGAAAAATATTTTGCTGATTGATGATATTTACACAAAAACAATTAATGTAGATGAAGATGCCATCCAAGCCTTACTGGATTGTGGAGCACAAAATGTTACATTTTTCGCCATCGCCAGAACTGTTTATAAAGGCTATGCCACTTACCAAGCAAATGAATCAAATTCAGACATAAACCCCCTAGACAAGCAATATAATCAATATTGTCTACAACTACTACGCGAATTTCTCAATAAATAA
- a CDS encoding methyltransferase produces the protein MKHNTVLTLNNGLALPYYSENRHRPPQRARLCSAASAAELLQHARQSCATVWQGDFYQGKTLLDAVKKRLRCPTAPQHTFPDNPREWFHRHRLRQSQQSRDINMLLLEIHPDFALRLPRAPDVSAALADALDAEWADKHFLMPFNLLLGMMGAYQWHQQGVDLPALGGRVHVPFGVFSPVRGEYLHLLQHAPLPPSCRQAFDIGTGSGVIALLLAQRGIAHITATDTNRRALACARANVQRFGLGAQIDVLEQDLFPAARADLIVCNPPWLPAQPTSTIETALYDPDHAMLRAFLHAAPQHLNPSGEVWLILSDLAEHLGLRAADALPQWFEQAGLRLIATEHTHPVHPKSADRNDPLAFARHRERTFLYRLSHAR, from the coding sequence ATGAAGCATAACACCGTTCTCACGCTGAACAACGGGCTTGCCCTGCCCTATTACAGCGAAAACCGTCACCGCCCACCGCAACGCGCCCGCCTGTGTAGCGCTGCTTCCGCCGCCGAGCTGCTGCAACACGCCCGCCAAAGCTGCGCCACCGTGTGGCAGGGCGATTTTTATCAGGGCAAAACCCTGTTAGATGCGGTTAAAAAACGGCTGCGCTGTCCGACTGCACCACAACACACCTTTCCCGACAACCCGCGCGAGTGGTTTCACCGCCACCGTTTGCGCCAATCGCAACAAAGCCGCGACATCAATATGCTGCTGCTGGAAATCCACCCCGATTTTGCCCTGCGGCTACCACGCGCCCCCGATGTGTCCGCCGCGCTTGCCGATGCTTTGGATGCGGAATGGGCGGATAAACATTTTCTTATGCCGTTTAACCTGCTGTTGGGCATGATGGGCGCGTATCAATGGCATCAACAAGGCGTTGATTTGCCTGCCTTGGGCGGACGGGTGCATGTGCCGTTTGGGGTGTTTTCGCCTGTGCGTGGCGAATATTTGCATTTGCTGCAACACGCGCCCTTGCCGCCGTCTTGTCGGCAGGCATTTGACATCGGTACGGGCAGCGGTGTGATTGCGCTGCTGCTGGCTCAACGCGGCATCGCGCACATCACCGCCACCGACACCAACCGCCGCGCCCTTGCCTGCGCCCGTGCCAATGTGCAGCGTTTTGGTTTGGGCGCACAAATTGATGTGTTGGAACAGGATTTGTTTCCCGCAGCGCGTGCCGATTTGATTGTGTGCAATCCGCCGTGGTTGCCCGCACAGCCCACCTCTACCATAGAAACCGCTTTATACGACCCTGACCACGCCATGTTGCGGGCATTTTTGCACGCTGCGCCGCAGCATTTGAATCCCAGCGGCGAAGTTTGGCTGATACTGTCGGATTTGGCTGAACATTTGGGTTTACGCGCTGCCGATGCGCTGCCGCAATGGTTTGAACAAGCAGGTTTGCGCCTGATTGCCACCGAACACACCCACCCCGTCCACCCCAAATCCGCCGACCGCAACGACCCACTGGCATTCGCCCGCCACCGCGAACGCACGTTTTTATACCGTTTAAGCCATGCCCGATAA